The nucleotide window TTCATATAGGACAATTAAAACTTAATAACtgaacattaaagggatagttcacctagaaATGGTTAAACCTGTTTGACCTCTTCTGCAGAGtacaaatataaagaaatatgaaaaacataatgtttgaaaagacatgaaggagagtaaataatggcagaataaTTTTTGTTAAGTTATTACTCATTCTGAGATTGAAAAGATTGGTCTTGTTTACTCACAATTTTAAGTATACCAGTGATATAAGTATACATAATGATAAAATCACATTCTGTTCTCACAGTGTTGATTTACTTGTAATTATTGCATGGGTCAACTCAGCATGTTTATTCCATGTTGCTAAAAGAAAcgtttaaaggaaaaaaaaaaataagacctgGCATTGTTTCATATGAACCAAAGTGGTATCATTTGATGATGTACAGTGTGTTTTCACATTTACGTTTTGTCTGGACCCAGCGCTTTCCTCCGGGCTTGAACCATCTGCTGCTTTCTGCTCATATCCAGCGTTGAAGACAGCTATAGGTACACATTATCCGCAAGTTTATACGCAAGACTTTGCAAGTTTAGTCAAGTAGCTCTGATAAGTCTGATTCTCATTGAACACAATGAATGGTAAAACCTACATTGTACAGTGccttggataaaaacatctgtcaTCATGTTATGTGTGTGAATACACATACTTGAAAGCACAAAccggaaaagttattttaaatttcttCCTCACCTTTGCAATCTCTGCAAGATACGCCCGCCTCTCTTCGTAGACTTTCTGGTAAGCCTATTAGGAATAGAATGCATAATAAAGACAATTATGTCTTTATTTATGTCTTTGTAATGTATGATCAACTAACAAATTGTTATCCTTCCTTATTCTTCCACTAAAGACTCTCATGTCATCATAATTGTGGAATAATTGTTATTATACCTCTAGGGGAATTCAGCAGCCCATACATAAACTCTTTCACTTTCTCATGTTAATGTCATTTATGTTACAATTATTAGCTGGAGATTTTGTACATAAAGATTTGTGATGTCTTGACTAAAGGGAATTTTCGTAGTAGGAATGATAGTGAAAGATATGATGGTGTAGGACTTCACCTTTCCTTCCTGCACAATTCTTATTTGGAAGTCCTTCAGTTGGGATTGAAGGCCGCACTTCTCTGTAGACAGCAATTTCAGCCTCTGTCTGAGAGCAtcctaaataaaaagaaaatatctgaACAAATTAAAGGACTccttcacccagaaatgaaaatttgcctCAAGGATTACTCCCATTGAGCCCATacaatatgtagatgagtttgtttctttgtcaCAGCAGATTTGGAgcaatttagcatcacatcacttgctcttcaattgatcctctgcagtgaatgggtgccctcAGAATAAAagtgcaaacagctgataaaggcATTacattaggcaaggcaaggcaaggccagtttatttatatagaacatttcgtacacaatggtaattcaaagtgctttacataaaagaaagtaaaataataatgaagaaaaataataacaagaataaaacaagcaatttaaaaacttttacaattattaaaaaatgtacttatttaaaatgaatttaaaaccgttataaaatgattttacacaaaataaaataaaaaaacagtgaaaatatagtgcaatcagttcggacattgcacagtgctcattcactaaatgcacagctaaatagATGcattttaagtctagatttaaatgtgactagtgttttagctgatctcttctggaagctgattccaactgcgggcagcataactaaaggaggactctccttgttttgtgtgaacccttggtatttctaactgactcgatcctaatgatctgagtggtctatTCAGTGAGCatgtctgaaatatatttcggtcctaggtcatttagtgacttatatacacgAGTAAAagaactttaaaatcaatcctaaatgtaactggaagccagtgtaaggacctgaggactggtgtgatatgctcagattttctgcttctagtcagaatcctggcagcagcgttaaTCCACAAGCAATTATTACTGATGAATTTGTTGCTTTCAAACATGCAGATTTTGGCTTCATTAAACATTAATCGATGTAATGAATTATGaggattattgttatgtttttataaactgtttggactctcattctgatggcacccattcactgcagaagaacCACTGATCAACAAGCGATGTACTGATggatttcttcaaatctgttccaatgaagaaattcatctacatcttggatggcctgaggtagAGTAAATTGTCAGTAAATTTTGATTTTGGAGTGAGCTATTTCTCTAAGAAACTGAATAAAGTATGTTCTTATATGATGTGTGATTATATGACAGggataaaatgaaatattttgcacGGGGTCAAACCTGACCTCAAATATTTTCGCTTTTTAAATATTCTAATTGTCATCCCATCCCTCTGGCATGGCCTGCCCAAGTCTTTGTCGCTTCTCTTCCCTCATTTACAGATTACTTCTcactgattaatttttttttttcaggctgtcTGAGCAGATTGATTTTAATCTCGTCTTTGGCAAAAGACCATATTCAGCTTTGCCAGGATGTAATGAGAAACAACTGCACCATGCAACAATAGCAGCTGAAACTGAAATGTGTATGCATCCACTGAAGCATAAACCAAAGTGTTTCTTCCATGTTGCACAGACAGGGTGTGTGAGGGAGCGAAATgtgcatatatatttaaatttaaatataaatatatatatatatatatatatatatatatatatatatatatatatatatatattaaaagactGTGCTTTTGACTGCTACAATATTGTGCATGTCTATaacatttttatacataattatttaaaataatatatttttatttttgtttatatttagggtaattattatattgtatataatttgtagattttgttatatatatatatataattatttaatattatatttatttattttttagcatttaaaacaatTGCAGTTTTATTTAGAAGTTTTGGTAGCACTTTTTTGCAGCTGAAATGCTTACCTCTGACATTTCATCATATGAGCGAATAGAAGCCAGTCGATCTGAAGAGCAAGACAAAAGTTACAGTGGTGCAGTGTGTacaaaatacatcaaaataacaGCATGGCTTATTCTCTCAGCTCTAAAGCACATGGCTCTCCTGTGCCTGCCTCATATTTCATTCTGTATCAGCATAAGTCCCTTGATCATTCATTTCATCATAACTGTATAACAGATGTGATGAAGAGgttgatgaagatgatgaagagatATAGAGATAGAGCCAACATAGGAAATCATGAATGAAGTATGTGAAACTGTGGACATGCACTATGACCGAGCCCAAAACACTTTGTTCCAGACCATATAAAGCTTATGGACTGAATTGTCCCGTTATTTTTCTGGCAGGTGCCCCCAAGTGTGTCTTTGTATTATTGCAGACTGATTGCAGCAACAAGCTATGAGGCCTGAAAACACcacaaattacaaaatataaaggCTATATGGGTTATATTATTACGAGATAAAATATTAGACTTTAGCAACATCAAAAACGAAagtgaaaaatatacaaaaagaaGCGTTTCTTATGCTACCTGAGGGGTCACCGCGGAGCGTCTCCAGTCTCTCTTGAACGACACTGATTTGTTTCTCCAGCTGCTCGTTCAGTTCCAGCTGTGTCTCATATCTGGTTCTCCACTCGTTCTCTGAGCAGAGTGGCACGGTTCAACTTTAATGAATGCACGAATTTGTTCTTTTTGCTCATTAGATTACTAGTCGAAAGTAATTTTACTCTGAATATACCGTCAATTTTATGGGTCAATAGGGTCAATTTTCTTGCAATTTTGTTCATGTACAAACCTTCTCCGTCAACACTGTGAAGTCTCTTCTCCAAATCAGCCAGTGTGCTCCTCATGTCAGACACGGAGTCCTTTAACATCTCCCTTTAAACGATTCATACATGACTAAATAAGTCTAATCAACGTGCAACTGCAATGTCTGATATGTTCATGGTGACAGCAGTCAagacgcagaacctgattttacgtgagacatgttcctgggacaacatctttgttgaccctggaacaacattgtgattaaccaatcagatttgacaAACAAGTTTATAGAATTTAGGGAGTTTATGCTTACCATCACTGTTTGGTTCTTGTACGTCAGTGTCATTCGTGTataatttcctctgattttagtgATTACTcgtggttaaggttaggtttaggtgtagggatatggtcaagattAAATTTTTGGAGTAAAACGTTGTTCCAGGgccaacaaaatatgttgacctaggaacacatctaactctgCAAAACGACGTGCAGTCAAGACAGATGCTTTGTTgtgtttataaaatatgtttggaCTTACTTGACCTCTCTCTCCTGCTCGACTTCGGCTTGCAGTTGGGATAACTCATAATTTCTTAGATCAGTTTCTGCCATCCTCAGTCTGAGTATAATGAACAGGTTTCACTTTCTTCGGTGTATTTGTGAATGTTGGGCTGTATCCACGGCAACGAACAACCGCAACATTGATTACGCAATCACGTTGGGTTCTACTGTGCGCGGCCTTTTCAATAACCGTTACCTTAGCGCTTACTGTAACGGTTATGATTTGACAGATGTATATGAAATCATGTTTAAGAAAAGGCAAGAAGACTCTACTTTTTATTACAACTATGACAGTTGTATTTACACTAATATATGTTACAAAATAGTACCAGTGTGTTGTTTTTCGTTAAACTAATGTAACATTTTGTGGTAAACTTTAATGAGGTGGCATTTTCTTAAAGTTAACATAAGCCACAAGAATGTCCAAAACAGCCATAGAGAACAGTGATGTTAATTCTGAAACAGTTAAGTTTTTAGCTTAATGCATCTGAAGAATAtagaatgcaaaatgtacttAGAATGAAAATCCAAGATACttgtaaaataaacattcaaccaaggtaaaataaaatcaaatacccTGTCACTGTttctttctataaaaaaataactctgaatatctttaagattttaaaaaagtCATCTTTAAGTAACAGGAGTATAACATTTAACTAATACATTACATGCCTAAGTGCATCCTTCTGTAATCGTTGACCAGTATAATATCAATCTCATTATCAATACAAAACGATAGTTTTTTGCTACAAGAATGTACATAAGTTAACTGATGACAGCTAATCATTTATCATTTCCTCTCATCCTTAAGTGGCTTTCCTTTCTTCTCGGTTCCTTCTCCTCCTGAGCTGTCTTTCTCCAGTGCTTTTGCAGTGTTTTTGCCTGTGCTCTTCAGCACACCCTTGATtacaaagttgtccaaattaaatgCTGTGACGCCTACATTGACAGCAGACTGGACTGCAGTGTCTGCAGCTTGTCCTGCCTCGTCTCCATACCTGATCACAAACATGGAGATATTCTGAGCTAAAAGTCCTGACAGAAGTTATTTTGTTAACTATTGATTCTAAAAGGATATTTGAAGTAATGTGAaacgttttaaaatgaacagaacacagtgcacagacaaaatgttgcattcaccTCAGTTTTAATTCACAAAGCATTCTGATGGACCATTAATAAGAATAAGCACCTTCTCAGCGCCTCCTGAATGGTCAGTAACTCAAGAAAATAAGGCACTTAGGGCAGGTTCGAATTAGAGAGAGACATAGTGAGAGAAAACACAGTGTTTTTACCCGCCACCATTTATATGCTGCTAGGGGGGTCCAAAATGCTTCCTAGACCCCTAAATCTAAAAAAGCAACAGGAAAGAGTCGATTATTTCCCAAAGCACTGAAGTTTAGATAGATTatatagcaacaacaaaaaacccgCTGTGTTAGGTTCAGAATACAAGAAAAGCAGAAAAGAAACTGGGAATCAGTGAATCCtgaaaagcaataaataaaagaaaacacctACTTGTGCTTCACAGTAGTCACAGTCTCTGAAGTTATGCTTTTGCCAATGGTCTTTGCTGCTGTTTCCAGGCTTGTCCAGAGAGATGACAAACCTACAGAACAAAATCTGCATCTAAGTTATAAAGAATCTACAAGTTTGATATACTAAGTAAACCTAATGTATAAAAGCCTTTCAGAATTTATTTGTTGACCTTGTATGCTGCTTCCTGCCACTAGCTTGGCTCCATCCATGTTGGAGCAGCCTTCTTTACGTTTCTTGAGGGATCCTGGGATGATTTTACTACCGTGTTTTTTCACGTGTGGAGCAACTTCTTTCCCAACTCTACCAGCTACAGCAGCAACACCATCCACTGGTGAATAAagcaaaatatattatacatgttGCAGAACAGGATACAGAAAAGCTCTAAATATGCCAATATATGATCAATCTAGTTACTCCATTGTTTTACCTAGAAATTGGCTGActttcacagcaccccctgtggCCTGCTTGGCTGCATTTAGGCCTTTGGTGACCTTGGGGCTGACCTCTGCTGGGGTCTCCTCTGGAGTGATGTTTTCCCGTAGCTTAGTTCCTCCTTTCTGGATGGCTTTACCAGTAGCTTCAGCCCCTCGCTCAAGCCCCCGACCCAGCCAGGAGGTCCCTGCACAGCCACAGTGGAAATACCACAATGTCTTTAGCACTTGTTTTCCCTTAGAGTGTATAAGAGTGGCCTCTAGTGGCTATTTATAAAACGCACCATAAAGGTGTTCAGTGCACTCAATTAAATAAAGGTTCCAAGAGGGTTTTTTCTATACTAATGACCTAGAAGATCATTTTAAGTTCCAAAAAAAACCTCTCAGCAATCTAATCTTTACATAAAAAGTTATATACATCTTAATGTGGAGAATACTGTAATAACCTGAAGACTCTTTTGTGCAACAGAAAAATTCCACAGTGTTAAAGGTTATTCATGGAACCTAGATGCAATCTTTCTGTTTAAGAATGCTTGTCTTCTGACCTTCTACTTCAGTAGAACAAACAAATACCCTAGATATCTATTGAGATACTGAGATTCCTATCAAAATTTCAGGTTTCTCTACTCTGATCCTAAAGTTCAGACCTGCTAAAATCCCCCGAGACATTTTTTCGCTCCAAACAGGAACAGTTTTATCCACCGGTCCTGGTGTTTGGATAACAGCCGTTTCTGAAGGAGGAACCTTCCCACTCAGGTTAATGTCTTTTCCTGTAGCGCCAACTTGTCCT belongs to Carassius gibelio isolate Cgi1373 ecotype wild population from Czech Republic chromosome B10, carGib1.2-hapl.c, whole genome shotgun sequence and includes:
- the ccdc169 gene encoding coiled-coil domain containing 169 yields the protein MAETDLRNYELSQLQAEVEQEREVKEMLKDSVSDMRSTLADLEKRLHSVDGEENEWRTRYETQLELNEQLEKQISVVQERLETLRGDPSDRLASIRSYDEMSEDALRQRLKLLSTEKCGLQSQLKDFQIRIVQEGKAYQKVYEERRAYLAEIAKLSSTLDMSRKQQMVQARRKALGPDKTGQESMRQHSSMKKGSVKKAPASSRLPRLKH